In Paenibacillus sp. FSL R7-0345, a single window of DNA contains:
- a CDS encoding glutamate synthase subunit beta, producing MSTPTGFMEYKRQLPGDRDPEQRIKDWEEFHHHLTEDELRTQGARCMDCGTPYCHTGIDMTGGTSGCPVHNLIPEWNNLVYRGLWKEALERLHKTNNFPEFTGSICPAPCEGSCTVGLIGQPVTIKTIELAIVDKGFEEGWVVPNPPEKRTGKRVAIVGSGPAGLAAAAQLNKAGHTVTVFERSDRVGGLLTYGIPTMKLDKRVVQRRVDLLAAEGITFVVNTEIGKDIPTQQLVDEYDAVVLCGGATKARQFNVEGSELKGVMYAMDYLTGTIKSYLNSNLEDGNFVSAAGKDVVVLGGGDTGSDCVATSLRHGCNSITQFGTHDKAPLERDPIANPWPQFPNVYTLDYAQQEAKAIFGDDPREFSIMTTKFVGDEEGNLKEVHTVQIRRMVDETGRKIYQPVPGTEAVYPAQLALIAIGFDGPEQGIIEEMNLETDRRSNVKARYGKFNTNVDKVFAAGDMRRGQSLVVWAINEGRAAAREVDRYLMGSTVLV from the coding sequence GCGCATTAAAGACTGGGAAGAATTCCATCATCACCTTACCGAGGACGAGCTCCGCACACAGGGTGCGCGCTGCATGGACTGCGGAACCCCCTATTGCCATACCGGCATTGATATGACCGGCGGCACATCTGGCTGCCCGGTGCACAACCTGATTCCGGAATGGAACAATCTGGTTTACCGCGGTCTGTGGAAGGAAGCGCTGGAGCGTCTGCATAAGACGAATAACTTCCCGGAATTTACAGGCAGCATCTGTCCTGCACCATGCGAAGGCTCCTGTACCGTCGGCCTGATCGGCCAGCCGGTTACGATCAAGACCATCGAGCTTGCCATCGTGGACAAAGGCTTTGAGGAAGGCTGGGTAGTTCCTAATCCGCCTGAGAAGCGCACCGGCAAGAGAGTGGCCATCGTCGGCTCCGGACCGGCCGGACTTGCCGCTGCAGCGCAGCTGAACAAAGCCGGACATACCGTAACTGTATTCGAACGCAGTGACCGCGTCGGCGGTTTGTTGACATATGGTATTCCTACAATGAAGCTTGATAAGCGCGTCGTTCAGCGCCGCGTAGATCTGCTGGCTGCTGAAGGTATCACCTTTGTAGTAAATACCGAGATCGGTAAGGATATTCCGACTCAGCAGCTCGTGGATGAATATGATGCTGTTGTACTGTGCGGCGGGGCAACCAAAGCACGCCAGTTTAATGTTGAAGGCAGTGAGCTGAAAGGTGTAATGTACGCGATGGATTACCTGACCGGCACAATCAAGAGCTACCTGAACTCCAATCTGGAGGATGGCAACTTTGTCTCGGCAGCAGGTAAAGATGTTGTTGTACTTGGCGGCGGGGATACCGGTTCCGACTGTGTAGCGACCTCTTTGCGCCATGGCTGCAATAGCATTACCCAATTCGGGACACATGACAAAGCGCCGCTCGAGCGTGACCCGATTGCTAACCCTTGGCCGCAGTTCCCGAACGTCTACACCCTTGACTATGCACAGCAGGAAGCCAAAGCGATCTTCGGGGATGACCCGCGCGAATTCTCCATCATGACGACCAAGTTCGTCGGTGATGAAGAGGGGAACCTGAAGGAGGTGCACACCGTGCAAATCCGCCGTATGGTGGATGAGACAGGCCGCAAAATTTACCAGCCTGTACCGGGTACGGAAGCTGTCTATCCGGCTCAGCTGGCGCTGATTGCGATCGGTTTTGACGGACCGGAGCAGGGTATCATTGAGGAGATGAACCTGGAAACAGACCGCCGCAGCAATGTGAAGGCCCGCTATGGCAAGTTTAACACCAATGTGGATAAAGTCTTTGCCGCAGGCGATATGCGCCGCGGACAGAGCCTGGTAGTCTGGGCAATTAACGAAGGCCGCGCAGCTGCCCGTGAAGTTGACAGATATCTGATGGGATCGACCGTTCTCGTCTAA
- a CDS encoding methyl-accepting chemotaxis protein: protein MLVIPVVLVSYFSYNSSSRQLELKMQESMHTSVDLLAAGINESVTAAKQNVSQLSQQLTSADLDNKNASTRTLIELFIKEHPELELFVGGNENGAWMKAPDPGPQDYDPRTRDWYSAALGNPGEVTLTDPTVSLTTGNYTLFISETLKDGNGAIATTFNLKALSDRISSNKLGKEGYYYVVDRNNKFVSHPVKKAGEDIAPYVAELLTEGQGNLAYTNPDTGLDMSGYYTTDPVTGFTVVGVIKTKEFSDASMPVLYNGLIVLGCALVIALFLMYFVVRAISRPITRLNQSARRVSEGYLNEQITIDRADEIGELAKNYNLMVESLRNIVTDISETSGLLAASSEQLTATTEENAKATAYVAEMVQDSSAGADTQTAAMVETSRAMEEMSAGITKIAEAASSIVSSSADTEADVYSGSEKISQVSRQMDAIRESTHLSSELIGQLNGLNTQVSAMSSAIANIAVQTNLLSLNAGIEAARAGEHGRGFAVVATEVRKLADQSKNTAGNIQETIEQMTVLIDQTYEAIHNRVSADVDLGIKVTEEAKAAFANIEQSTARINGQIHDISAVTEQMSAGAEEVAASVVEISNIARTTSDAFQSVTAATQEQLASMDEITASSGELSKMASDLQVKIERFKLEE, encoded by the coding sequence ATGCTTGTTATTCCGGTTGTGCTGGTAAGCTACTTTTCCTACAACAGCTCCAGCAGACAGCTAGAACTCAAAATGCAGGAGTCCATGCACACAAGTGTAGATTTGCTGGCTGCAGGGATTAACGAATCGGTTACTGCCGCCAAACAGAATGTCTCACAGCTAAGCCAGCAGCTGACTTCTGCCGATCTCGATAATAAAAATGCTTCCACCCGTACATTGATTGAATTGTTTATAAAAGAGCATCCTGAGCTCGAGCTTTTTGTCGGCGGGAACGAGAACGGAGCCTGGATGAAGGCGCCCGACCCCGGCCCCCAGGATTACGATCCCCGTACACGTGACTGGTATAGTGCTGCACTCGGCAATCCCGGTGAAGTTACCCTTACAGACCCGACAGTATCTTTAACCACCGGCAATTATACGCTGTTCATTTCCGAAACACTCAAGGACGGCAATGGCGCCATTGCCACCACCTTTAATCTGAAGGCACTGAGTGACCGGATCAGCAGCAATAAGCTCGGTAAGGAGGGCTACTACTATGTTGTCGACCGCAATAATAAATTCGTATCCCATCCGGTGAAAAAAGCCGGGGAGGATATTGCCCCTTATGTCGCTGAGCTGCTGACAGAAGGGCAAGGGAATCTCGCCTACACCAATCCTGATACCGGGCTGGATATGAGCGGCTATTATACAACAGATCCTGTTACAGGCTTTACTGTCGTTGGGGTCATCAAAACCAAAGAATTCTCAGACGCTTCGATGCCGGTATTGTATAACGGTTTAATTGTTCTGGGTTGCGCGCTGGTAATCGCACTCTTCCTGATGTATTTCGTTGTACGGGCGATCTCGCGTCCAATCACCAGGCTGAACCAGTCTGCCCGCCGTGTAAGCGAAGGCTATCTGAATGAGCAGATTACGATAGACCGTGCCGATGAGATTGGAGAGCTGGCCAAGAACTATAATCTGATGGTGGAATCACTGCGGAATATCGTGACAGATATCTCGGAGACCTCCGGCCTGCTGGCCGCCTCCAGCGAGCAGCTGACCGCCACAACGGAAGAGAACGCCAAAGCCACCGCTTACGTGGCTGAGATGGTCCAGGATTCGTCTGCCGGAGCTGATACCCAGACAGCAGCTATGGTAGAGACATCCCGGGCAATGGAGGAAATGTCCGCCGGTATCACAAAAATTGCCGAGGCAGCTTCTTCTATCGTCAGCTCATCTGCAGATACTGAAGCAGACGTCTACAGCGGCAGCGAAAAAATCAGCCAGGTCAGCCGGCAGATGGATGCCATCCGCGAGTCTACGCACCTGTCCTCGGAGCTGATCGGCCAGTTAAACGGCCTGAATACCCAAGTGTCAGCAATGAGCAGTGCGATTGCCAATATTGCTGTACAGACCAATCTGCTGTCGCTGAATGCCGGAATTGAAGCTGCCCGCGCCGGCGAGCATGGCCGGGGCTTCGCGGTAGTGGCAACTGAAGTGCGGAAGCTGGCGGACCAGTCCAAGAACACTGCCGGTAATATTCAGGAGACGATTGAACAGATGACCGTCCTGATCGACCAGACCTATGAGGCCATCCATAACCGGGTATCGGCTGATGTGGATCTGGGGATCAAAGTAACAGAAGAAGCGAAAGCGGCATTTGCGAATATTGAACAGTCCACAGCCAGAATCAATGGTCAGATCCATGATATTTCCGCCGTGACGGAGCAGATGTCCGCCGGAGCCGAGGAAGTGGCCGCCTCCGTCGTCGAGATCTCCAATATCGCACGGACCACCTCTGATGCGTTCCAGAGCGTAACCGCCGCGACCCAGGAGCAGCTTGCGTCCATGGACGAGATCACCGCTTCCTCCGGTGAGCTGTCCAAGATGGCCTCTGACCTGCAGGTGAAGATCGAACGTTTTAAGCTGGAGGAATAG
- a CDS encoding proline--tRNA ligase, which produces MRQSQILLTTLRDAPADAETASHQLLLRAGYIRMLAAGIYSYLPLGRRVLRNIEHIVREEMDAAGAQEVLLPSLLPAELWKESGRFEPYGKDLMTLTDRHERQFVLGPTHEEAVTALVRGEISSYRKLPVTLYQIQTKFRDERRPRSGLLRGREFLMKDAYSFDTGWEGLDTVYSRMFTAYGRIFARCGLNFKAVQANAGAMGGEGGNHEFMALADIGEDTLAVCSSCDYAANLEEAAAGGMLSDAAEDQTSQPAVVKFYTPGLRTIDQLEDQQQIAPERIIKTLIYSGEGNLFAVLVRGDHEVNELKLAAAAGVAGVSLADYEAVRQAAGVESGYVGPVGLQLPLIIDKTVAAMKSGIAGAGEKDYHLRNVVPGRDFQLEQVADIRNAAEGESCPKCGKGVYHFHKGIEIGHIFKLGTRYSEKLGAVYLDASGQNKPMIMGCYGIGVSRLLAAVAEQSHDDEGLLWPEELAPYRVHILQMTVKDQEQALLAESLYTELNGAGISSLLDDRDERAGVKFKDAGLIGIPVVLVVGKSAGEDKVEYWDRKSGTKEVITSAEAVSRVAGGKR; this is translated from the coding sequence ATGCGCCAAAGCCAAATTTTACTGACCACACTTCGCGATGCCCCTGCGGATGCGGAGACAGCAAGCCACCAGCTGCTGCTGCGTGCCGGCTATATCCGTATGCTCGCTGCAGGAATATATAGCTATCTGCCGCTGGGCCGCCGGGTGCTGCGCAATATTGAGCATATTGTCCGTGAGGAAATGGATGCCGCCGGAGCTCAGGAGGTACTGCTGCCATCTTTGCTGCCAGCTGAGCTGTGGAAGGAGTCGGGGCGATTCGAGCCTTACGGTAAGGATCTGATGACCCTCACGGACCGCCATGAACGCCAGTTTGTACTCGGCCCGACTCATGAAGAAGCGGTCACTGCGCTGGTCCGGGGAGAGATCAGCTCCTACCGTAAGCTGCCTGTTACGCTGTATCAGATTCAGACCAAGTTCCGCGATGAACGCCGTCCGCGCTCCGGCCTGCTGCGGGGCAGGGAGTTCCTGATGAAGGATGCTTATTCCTTTGACACAGGCTGGGAAGGGCTGGACACGGTTTACAGCCGGATGTTCACAGCTTATGGACGGATCTTTGCCCGCTGCGGGCTGAACTTCAAGGCAGTTCAGGCAAATGCCGGGGCAATGGGCGGTGAGGGCGGAAATCACGAATTTATGGCGCTTGCGGATATTGGTGAGGATACACTGGCTGTGTGCTCGAGCTGCGATTATGCTGCTAATCTGGAGGAAGCTGCGGCTGGGGGAATGTTAAGCGATGCCGCCGAGGATCAGACCAGCCAGCCGGCTGTAGTGAAATTCTACACACCGGGGCTGCGGACGATTGACCAGCTGGAGGATCAGCAGCAGATTGCGCCAGAGCGCATTATCAAGACGTTGATTTATAGCGGTGAGGGTAATCTTTTTGCCGTCCTGGTCCGCGGGGATCATGAGGTGAATGAGCTCAAGCTGGCGGCCGCGGCGGGTGTTGCCGGGGTATCCCTCGCAGATTATGAAGCCGTCAGGCAGGCTGCCGGTGTAGAGAGCGGATATGTCGGACCCGTCGGCCTGCAGCTGCCGCTGATCATTGACAAGACTGTAGCAGCTATGAAAAGCGGGATTGCAGGCGCGGGGGAAAAAGACTACCATCTGCGCAATGTAGTGCCTGGGCGTGATTTTCAGCTGGAGCAGGTGGCGGATATCCGAAATGCTGCCGAAGGCGAGTCTTGTCCAAAATGCGGAAAGGGCGTGTACCATTTTCATAAAGGAATCGAGATCGGCCATATCTTTAAGCTGGGTACAAGGTACAGCGAGAAGCTCGGCGCAGTCTACCTGGATGCCTCCGGCCAAAACAAACCGATGATTATGGGCTGTTACGGCATTGGCGTCTCCCGGCTGCTGGCAGCGGTCGCCGAACAAAGCCATGACGATGAAGGCCTGCTCTGGCCCGAGGAGCTCGCGCCATATCGTGTACACATTCTTCAAATGACCGTTAAGGATCAGGAGCAGGCCTTGCTGGCTGAATCCTTATATACGGAACTGAACGGGGCAGGTATCAGCTCTTTGCTGGATGATAGGGATGAACGGGCAGGGGTGAAATTCAAGGACGCCGGATTGATCGGCATTCCGGTCGTGCTGGTCGTCGGCAAGTCAGCTGGCGAAGATAAGGTTGAGTACTGGGACCGGAAGAGTGGTACGAAGGAGGTTATCACCAGCGCGGAGGCGGTTTCACGGGTTGCGGGGGGAAAGAGATAA